Genomic window (Cryptococcus decagattii chromosome 10, complete sequence):
AGTGCTACATACGCAGGCGCTTTTGTCGCTCTTGCTCTTGTCACGCGTCTCAGCAATCGGAAAAAATCAAAGACTCTTCGCACGCTGAACGAGGGAGAATCCAGAAGTCAATCTGCTTGATGCCCACTTGCAGTAATATTTATCTATAGTGATCGGAATTTTGGGTAAAGAGACGGCAGTAACAAGCAGCAGTGGTTAAACCTCAAGGAGGTTGTTTATTTCAGTGCTGCAGCCCATCAGGCGCCTCCGTCTTTGACTATGCCTTATTGCAAGATGTACCCATGTTCAATCTTAGTGTTTCTTTCTCACCACGTTAATTTCGACCCTGGAACAGTCAAATCCGGTCAGTGTTCAAATTGCACCACTGCTGGCTGCCAAACCTCTCATTCATCGCCAACCGACAGCTGCTTGATTCttctgttttttttttccttttttttgttttttttgtttttttttcggcTGAATGAATGGTTGGGCCTCCATTATTTATCACGTTGACCGCCTctgccttctccttttctgGGCCAAATGTTTTATGGGCGGGGTAGGCTCTAAAATCCCTGAAATTCGCAGCAAGAGTCTGTTTAAGCGACGAAGTAATTCCTCCACAATCTCCCAGTTTCCCCGGTTTCATCGCAATAATAAAAATTATATTCATCTGAGTTGGCGGTCGCTTCCACCGCGgctctttttttttttttttaagGAGATGCGCGATGCGGTGTCCCTTTCGACTTGTACTGACGTTTTCACGAAAAATTCCTTTATTACTTGTTCATTCCGCGGTCTGTCGCGTAGTCGCGTAGTCGACGTCAAAACATCACTCAATAAGGGTGAAAAGACAAGAATGCTGCGCTAGCGCAAGCCGGTATGGAAAAGATTATATAATAGAGCGGTCGCCAAGTGATATACGAGGACATGCCGCCTCTATAAATCATTCCACCTTGAAAGACTTTCTTGTCAAGCCAGCCCAACTTACTCTAAGCCCCTGACCTTTTGAACCCAAAGAATCTAGGAAGAACGCGTCCAAATTAAGCAAATGATCTCATCGACAGCAGCGACGGTATTGGGATTGGTTTTGACGAGCGTGGGAGTTCAAGCCTCCACCCCTCTTGTCAGGACTTACCAAGGAGACTCATTTTTTGACCGATGGGTGAGCCCACTCCCCGACGGAGGCTCTATTTACTGGATTGGCTGACTGATAAGCTTGGAATCAGACTTACTACGGCCACTACGACAATACCACCAACGGTGATACTATCGTGAGTCTTTCAATCGCAAGCCTATATCATGCTTGCGCGAAGCAGTACATTTGCTGAAATCAGTTGGCCGCAAGTTTGCCAATAAATCCGTAGCCACTTCCACTCCCGAGCTCACATATGTGACGTCTGATGGCAGTGCCATCATCCGAGTGGACAATTCTTCTACCATCCAGTATAATTACAAGAGAGATACCGTCAAAATCACCTCTACTGACAGCTACCCTGTTGGATCCATATGGGTTCTCGATGCCGTCCACTTACCATATGGATGCAGTGTCTGGCCTGCATTCTGGAGCTATGGTGCCGGTGCGACATGGCCTGAGGATGGTGAAATCGATGTCATTGAGGGCGTGAACATGGGGTTCTCTAATCAGATGGCTTTGCATACCGAGGATGGGTAAGTGGCAATGCACTCTTCTCCGTTAATACCCTACCTTACTCTCTATCGTTAGATGTTCCATAGGATCATCAggctcctccttctccggTATCGTTAATGATACTTCATGCTATTACGAAGACAACGATAACTCTGGCTGTGGCGTTACTGATACCAATGATGCTTCTTATGGAGTCGCCTTCGCCGCCGCCGGAGGTGGTGTCTTCGTGACCGAGCTCGCGGAATCTGGGATTTCCATTTGGTTTTTTAGCCGTTCCGATATTCCTGATTCTATCAGCAATGCCGATAACGAGATTGACACCAGCAACCTGGGTACTCCCAGCGCTTACTGGGGTGCCGACACCTGTGATATTACCAAGTTCTTTGGTGATCAATCTCTTGTCTTTGACATTACTCTTGTAAGTGTCTATCCAATCATCATTTCTCGACCAAAGCTAATCCATATGTTAGTGCGGTGACTGGGCTGGCCAGTCTAGTATCCTTGCTTCTACCGGGTGCTCTGCTTTGTCTGGTTCGGACACTTGCTACACCACCTATGTGCTCAACGCTAGCAACTATGACACTGCATACGTAAGCTGATGCCTTTTCTTTCGCATAACATATCCTCTGATACATCTTTTGCAGTTTGAGATCAACAGCTTGAAGGTTTACTCTAACGGAAGCTCCTCCAGCTCAAGCTCTGACTCTAGCGGCAGCTCAGCCCCCTCCACCCACGGCTTCAGTGCCTTGGGATGGTTGTTGGCGAGTGTTATGGGCGTGTCTGCTTTGGTCGCGATGATGTAGTAACAGAAGAatagaaaagaagaaaaagatcAAACTTAGATGTTAGAAGTGCTGCAGATCAGGTGAAGCTAGCGGTTACGTTGAGTGTTATCTACGGTGCAtagggaagaaaggagagagtAAAGTATTCGACAGATTTAACCAAGAGCATCTATGAAAGATTTTATCTGTGCCTCGGGACCTTAATCTTGCTTAACCCATCGAAGTTGGATCAGtcttcgccaattccaacaaGAAGCACTTGCATGACCCTCGGCAGGGAAACACGGTTTACCATGGACATTTTTCGTTAATCAGGGAGACTATGCATCAGTTCTCTTGGTACTCTTTCTTTGCACGGAATCTCCGTCCTTTCATTTTCCCTCCTGCCAGAATTAACGCTTCTGACGTATGTTCTCTGCCCGTGAACGAAATGACCAACTTCCTTTCCAGGCAAGCCAAAATCCGACAGATTTTTGAAAAGTGGTCTTCACATGTGCTTCTTTATATAATGACCGTTACATTATTGGCAGGGGATTGACAACCGGTGAAGCCTCACGGTGATACCACCCTTTGTTGCCAGGTCTCCTTCAACTGATTTGAGTGTGCTGGCAGAAAAGAGAGGCAGAAGGACAGCGATGCTCGCTGACTGTCGGACACGTCGGTTAGTTTGCAGGATTGGAATTGATGAGTTGTTCAAGGAAAGACCTTACAAGCAGACTGCTATCGCGAGATCTTTGATGATGCGAAAGCTGATAATGTAGATTTGCGAGCCTGATGAGCAAATACGTACTGAAAACTCGCCATAACTTGTGAAAAGACGACCATGGATGATCGCGTTCATGACCTACTACTGGACAGTTGTTAACTTGATCGTTACCATAGTTTTGATTCCTATGAGAAGTTGCTGACCATCAAGCAAGCGAGCAGTTGTCATATGTCTTAAAGACATAGCGTAGCAAATCATCATGTGTTCATCTTCTACCTATCATACACTAATCCCCTGGATATTAAAGATGTCTGAAGCTATAaacttctcctttcccaaCAGGTATCTAACAAATTAGGTATGAATGCAATTGAATGAATGAACGCGATATGAATGGCGAATGATCTAATCTAAAATTTTGATGGCTCTCCCTCCAACGCCGCCTTGCCCCGCATGTAAACCGCCATGGGGTAAcccctctcctccattcTTTGCAAAACCTCTGCAGCCCTCTGTTTGTCTCCACAGGTGACCTCCGCTCGAATCATTGATTCGTATGTTGACGGTTCTCGGAAAACCACACCCGTCCCCGCTGCCTGTGTTGATGGCTTGGCGTGGCCAGATGAGGTGAGAAGGACGGGATGGTTGTTAGGAGCGGCAACACCAGTAACACTGTCCCCCATGGACTCAAAGACCTCGCGGGCACGTCCAATGTTACCGGCCCTGGCATAGCCGTTAATGAGAACATTGTAAACGTAAGCCGTTGGCTGGACACCGCTCTCAAGCATCTTAGTGTGAGCCTCCTCTAATTGCTCGATGCTACCCTGTTGACTGAGCACATTCAACCATGCCTCCCATACAACTGCTTCGTAGTTTCCACCCTGCTCTGGAATCTTGTCGAACAcctccttcgccttcttgACGTCACCTGCGTGGATACCGTACGCGGAGATCAAGCTCGCCCAGTGAGTACCCTGAACACGTACAGACTTGTCAGCAATGAGATGGGAGAATACGAGCTCCATAGCAGGAATATCGATGGGAGGCAGAGTGGCATAGGCGTCGAGAAGGAGCTTGTAAGTGTGTGCAGAAGGAGGAACGCGAGCGCGTTGAAGGGCACTGTAATAGTAGAGGAAACGTTCCCGGTTGGGCTGGGTTTGAAGGTAAAACTGCATCATAGTGCTGATTTGATGTCAGCAGACGCCCAGCAAGGGAAGAAGGTAAATCTTACTTGTAGGGAGGAACACGTGGTCGGAAATTGGGTTGGGAAGTCATTTCCTCGAACAAAGTCTCTGCGGACAAAGCATCGCCAACTCGACAACAGGCGTTCTTGGAAGCTTCGTTAGCTGAAGACCTGTAGATATAAAGATAGAACGTACGATAACAGCTCCGTAAGTAACACTGGATGGCCTGATCCTCTCAGATTTCATCCTCATAAACAAATCCAGAGCACCCTCCGCCTTCCTGGCTTTACTTAATTTACTGATAACAGTGTTGTACAAGAACAGATGAGGTTTCACTCCCATACCGAGAGCTTCCTCCCACAACTCTCTAGCGACCAGCGCATCATCGGTGGTGTCTTTTGAAGACGCAATCATGGTGGCATAAGCATCAGCATTGGGCGCAAAGCCAGCTTGAACAATACGAGCTCGATGCAAACCAGCCTCTTCAAGGTAACCGAGGTGACAGCAAGCGATGAGCATAGCGTTCTCGGTAGAGTACCAACTCTGGGCTTGAACATCAGGCCTGACTAAAGAGTTGAGTACAAGCTGGGCCAGATCATAAAGCTCCCGAACTTTGGGCTCATCGTTGCGACGGGCAAGATGATCCATCAGGGAAAGAATGACTTCGAGTCGAGGGACTTGGGAGACGGAAAGACCATCTCGAAGGAGTCCGTATGCTTCTAGAGGAGTGATGGTGGGGTTACGGTAAGTAAAACGCTCGATAGAGGAAGTAAGCGTTtgggagaaagaaagggcAGGCGTAGAGGAAGCCGAAGAGGCGCGAGACTGGCTGGGAGAGGCGGCTTCGGAAGCAAGTTCATTCTTCGAGACAGTTTCGGACTCGGTAAAAGCGGGGGAAGCGGGTTGAACCAAGTTAGCAGCTTCTTGATCGCCAAGTACCGCACCCAACATGGATCGAGCGCGCTCAGCACCGAACCTGAATATCAAGTTCTTCACCAAGTAGCCGACGGCTTGGTTTGAgtttgccttcttcataTCCTCACTGACGTCGATCACCACGAGGTCCTTCATCAGTTGATCAAGAGCCTCGTCAAATTCTCCCTCATTTACTCGCTTTTGTTCAATGACGGTGAACGCATCAATAAGAGTGTAGAGCGAGTCTTTGTTCAAAGCACGCTCGTCAACCGACCTGCCTTTCTCGGAGACATATGCCTCGATAAGCTTCTCCGCCACGAATGAAGTCAACTCAGCGTGATGCCGGACAAATGCCTTAATTAACTCGACTCGATATTTGAAAGGTATGTCTTCTTTAGCGATTTGGTCGCAAGCGTCATTCAATCGAAGGATGGTGTTGGCAGGAAGCCTTCGGGCAGAAACGAGATCAAGTACGTGAATCATGTTGGTAAAATCGCCAGCTTGGGCGAGAAGTGTAAGGTGAAGAACAATAGATCGCAGATCGAGTTGAATGGGAACGGCAGCAAGCACTTCCTGCGCACGGGCGAGGGTGCGAGCAGCTTCTTCAGCGGTCGAGCGAGCGGCATGGTGAATAAGAGCAAAGTTAGTCTTCCACGCGACAGTGCGCAAGCTGTGTTGGGCGCTTGATTGAGTAAACTCTTCACGAATTGTCCCAAGCTTGACAACGATATCAACAGCGTCAAACCAACGACCCTTGAGGAGGAGCTGCTCTGCAAGGACGATAGTGTGCTCGAGGGTGAGCCGATGAGGTAAGTTCTCGGTAACAATAGCAGAAGCTTGCAAGTTGTTGAACCATTCGAGGGCGAGGTCCAATTCGCCAGCTCGAGCAAGGGAAGTAACAAGTACACCACACGTCCTGTGAGTAGCAGACGGCACCTCACTCtcaatcttcttttctGCGACCTCCGCCATTTCTCCAAAAACTTCAAACGCCTTGCTCAATTCCCCGACTTCAATGAAAGAGCTTAATACAATATCCCAAGGCTCCCGCATGGCTCCTTCGATCCTGTCGTGAGAGACATCACGCTGGCCGCATGCGGCGGCCCAGTCTTCTCGACTTGCGGTTTTAGCCAGATCCCGGTACTTATCCCATATTTGACTAAGAGCAGAAGCATCCTTAATTTTGGCATAGGCCACGAAAAGGTGCTTGTAGAGTGATATTCTACCTGGCACTTCATGGGATTCAGCGTGCTCGATCAACTGTTCCATTACAGTTACATCAGGCTTCTCTAGCTTGCTCATGGCGTCTAATACAGTGCCATGTATCGACACCACAAACCGTCCAGCCTGACCCGTTAAAGCCGCCGCTCGGAAAAGCCTGATTGCCGATAGAACGCTGTTTTCAGCAAGATGTGCTTCTATGGCTGCGTCGTTTTCGGCCGCTAGTTCAGGATCCCAAGAGTCGTTTCCAGCAATTTCGGCCCGCCACAAACCCCAAGTCTTTTGGCGTTCCCAAATTTCCTGGCTCCCTCTAACTTCTCGCTCCCTCATAGCCAAAGCTCGAATTACTGCGCCGTAGGTCATACTGTCAGGGACAATGTCTTTCTCCAAGAGTTCGTTGTAGATTTCGAGAATTGGCGCAATCGATTGACCGGGACTCCTTGTCGCAAGGGCCGCAACGAGGCACGCATTGTATATCCTGATGGAGAAACCGGAGGGAAGGGGGTAATGCTTAGACAATTCTGGAACACCAGGAAGACTGTCGGGTGAGAAAGGTGGAAGCGATCGAGGAGAACGATAATGTGTAATGAGTTTTTTGACGAGTTCAACATTTCCGTTCTGTTTGGCTTTGCGCAGTGCTTGGAAAATCGTTTCTTCACGCTGCTTGTCCTCCTTTTGCTCGGGAGCGGCAATACTGGAAAGGTTAGCAGGAGGGAGATCGAGCGATGGTCGCTCAACCGCAGCGGTTGAATTCCTTCTGACCCCTCCTAACCGCCAACCAGATGCGACCGCTGAAGGCAGATCTCGTCCAGCGAGGTCCATCAACATACGGTTGGGTTGACCGATTGTTCTGATCTCTCGCTCAGCATGAGGACTCATCAATTCCAATTCTTCAATCGCCTCGATATCCTCTGCTTCAAGAGCTCGGGGCGCATTGGATCTCGTAGAAAGGGCCCGAAGGCCTATTGAACGAGGCTGCGGGATACCAACCTGGAAAAGGTCAAAAGAAGTATAGGAACGGGAGAGTGATCGGGTTGAAGTTGACGATAATGGTAATAGGCTAGAGGTGAATTCGGCGATAGACTCTCGCCTGTGAATCTTTGGGACCTCCTCAAGTTCAACGACCGTAAAATCCTTGCCCCCTTTTCGCCCTTCAATTGCTCTTCGCGCCCGAACAGAATCATTCAGGTGAACTATTCGTGGGGTCTTGGACAGACGGTGTTTAAAGAGTAATGATGTatttggagatgatgagctTGAGGCGTCCTTTTTTCGCTCGTCagagaaggtggaagaatTGACAGAAGCTGTttgagggagagagagaaaggcTCGCGCGTGACCCTATCTCTGATCAGCTTTCTTGCCACCTGCGTTTCGCAGACTTCCCACTCACGGTATATCCTCCACCGGCACCTGCGCCGCCACCGTAGCCTGTTCTTCCGGCATGCCCAGATGCTCCGCCGGCCTGGGCAGAATGCTGCCCCTGGACAACCACTGAATTACTCGAGCCATGCtgagggagatgatgtaaaagagaaggattggCGGTAAAGTGATCTGGAGAGGCAGGGGAGtgggaggaggggaggCGGATGAAGGGACGGAGATGGGAACTAAAAGAACCTTTTAGCTGGAGCTGGGAGAAAAGTTGTGCTGGGTAGAGTACTCACGTTGCTTTTGTGAACATGACTGCAGGATGTCGGTGCTAACGAACGTCGAAAGGGAATAAAGTGAAATTGTCCTGATCCGTGTTGGTTCGTCTAGGCTGTCATGTCTTTTCTTGCAGGGGGATGGGCGAAAGTGATAATGGTGGCGGAAATATGCTTGAACGACGTTTCAGTAATATCAATTATCTTTTTTCTATTCAACTTAATCTTTTTTCTCGCCATCTGCCGAGACGTATTCTCAACTTTTCGGCAACCGTCTATCCGtttctccacctccactcCGAATTCTCCCGGCGTTACGGCGTTTACTTATGATATTGCTCCATATCCCGACAAATCCTACGTTATCTCCTATGCATTATGCATGCTAATGGTACAATATATTTATAGCGTGAATGAAGGGGCCAATGGTCTATGCAAATTGCTACATGGTAGGTACATATGAAATGAAATCGTGAAAGAACAGGGTAGAGTACCGCAGAGAGATTTGAACTTCTTGATCGTTCATCGGTTATTATCGACAGCTCACCGCAGAAGTGCAGTAGATAGCTTGGCCTGTAATGGGATGACTCCCCCTATGCCAGAGTTCGGCGGCCCATATCCTCCAGCAAGACCCTTTCGGCACACCTAGACAATAATACGTCAGAATCCCATAGTCTCTACCAGTGTCGCGATTAACTTACAGGGCACTCTCCTTCAACAACCCACTTTCCATCCACAGTCCATAACCCGTTCAACACCTCCCTCGCCTGCACATCTGCCATCTCCCCAAACATACCCGCTATTGCTGcgtctctttcttcttcaggCCATTTCTGCTGCACCAATCGCTGCTCCATCTCTGCAGCCTTATGATCTATGTACGTCTGGCGCAGAATATCGGCTGTCCAATGGGTGGGTTGATTTTCTATGACCCTAGAAGAGCCGTACCCTCTGCGAGTGGAGGTCGAGCCCCGAGCATGGCCCCGACCGCGGCCACGATGAGGAAAACCACCAAGTGGGTTGGGATAAGGATTGGGATTCCGTCGAATAGCGGCAAGTAGAGAAGAGTGTAAACACCCAGCGCACAAAATGTGTCCACTGTTGGTATGACAGTTAGTTTATTATAATGATTTACAAGGAAGAAATATACCATGGTGTCAAAACAGCGGGATTCGGAGCGTTAAAGCAAATAGGGCAATCTGAGCACATGTTAGTCATATCTTGGCAATTTCGGCAATTCAAGACATTGGACATACGATAGCCAGTTCCCAAGGCACTGCTCTCATCCAGTCCGGTtccttcgtcctcttcaatctctACACTTTGTGCCTTAACACTTCCAAGACCCAACAGTtcgtcatcctcatcgGACGAAATCTCAATAGGAATCGATGATGGTACCgctcttccctttcctttttcttggGTGGTATATCGCGGAGCATATTCGTCAGAGGAAGATAAGGTGTCCTCGTGAACTAAGACTGGCGTTGACTGATTGGTCCCTCTCTTGTTCGTACCACTCCGACTGGTAGCTGCGCTGCGAGTAATCCGAGGACGACGCAGGTTTGCGGGGGTTCTTCCTCGACTTACTACCTGAGGTGGAATAGCCACGATACTATCGCTACTCCCATTATTGCTCTCATTCTCGCTTTCGCTAATCTCGATCGGTTCTTGAGCAGCATTTGATTGGCTTCGTGACGGGGCGCCACTTGTTATCGCTGAAGAAGTAGTTGAAATCGCCGCTGGAGCCATTAACGCTGCtcttgatgatgaagagcgGCTAGACTCTCTGCTTCCACTTTTGCTTGCCCGAATACTTCTTCCGCTACTTACGCTGCCGGCCCTAGAGCCGTCACGAAGCCTCCTCCTCGGTGCTATAGGAACATCTGCGACAGTCGGTCTGGGTCTTAAGGAGGCatgtggagatggaggggATGCTGCTGAAGGCATCAGTAGATACGTGGCCAAGAttgttgctctcaactATGCAAAATGGATAGCTGGAGCAGTGATCAACCATCATCGCCGGCTCATATGGCAAATAAAAAATAATCCCGGGCAAAAGTAGGCGGGCTGCATAAGTCATGCAGATTTGAAGGGTTATTATAGGCACGCGAAAAATGATTTGACCGTTCTTTGTTCCGCCACTCTTTTTTCGTCACGTCTTTTGTATAATACTTTCATTCTATCTGCTGTATCTATAACAGACCCTGCCGACTTGGAAAAGAGGCAGCGACATACACGGTTGATACCCTTTTAATACTCAAGACACAAACACAGGTCTATCAAAATGCCCAAGGTGAGTTTTGGATGTCAGCGGATTGAACCAAGCTAATGAGTATTTGTAGAACAAGGGAAAGGTTTGTCATGCTTCATTGATTATTAAAAGCGACACTGGTAGATCTAGAGCTGACCGTGTTATATCTactctccttccatctcattATATTACTGCTGCATTTTTGTATAACAATTCAACTTCCGACATTAATCTACCGACAACCAAAAAAATAATGACGAAATATCAACATGGCTTCACTTGAAACGTGGAAAAACTCATTTTCATGAATTTCACAGGGTGGCAAGAACAACCGacgaggaaagaaggaagatggcgagAACAAGCGAGAATTGATCTTCAAGGAAGACGGTCAGGGTGAGGCCCCTTTCACCATTTTGCCGCCAAATCAGActatcttcttcatctaGGTGCTGATTCAAGACTTGTAGAATACGCTCAGGTTGTCAAGATGCTTGGTAACGGTAGATTAGAAGCCAAGTGTCAGGATGGCGAGTCTCGTCTTGCGCAAATTCGAGGTCaaatgaggaagaaggtgcGTGTTCCCCATCTGTCtctgctcttcctttttATACTGGACCGATTAACTTGACGTAGGTGTGGATCGTTGTCGGGgacatcatcctcctctccctccgAGAGTTCCAGGACGACCGTGCCGATGTTATTCACCGATACACCCCTGACGAAGCTCGTAACCTCAAGACCTACGGAGAGTTGAAGGACTTCCAGCTTGTGGAGAACCAGGAGGCTGGTGGcgaggaagacgaagagggTGGTATTGAGTTCGAGGAAGCTGACATTGATGACATCTGTAAGTCGATTGCCGTGCAACCATGTTTGAAAAGACAGCCACTAATAGCCTGTGCAGAGATGGTTGGCTTAATTTTTTTGATATATGAGAATGCATCCAACTATGTAGTTTTTATCGTGCTTTTCCCTGTCTCCCTATCACATAGTTCATAATAATGGACACCGCATGCCTGTTGCCCGTGTTCTGAGGAATTCAGAAGAATGCGATGGGGGTGACCTCAAAATTTACGTAATTACATCGAGCGTTGTTGCTTGTTAGGTCTATTCACTGTTGCTTTCTTTATCCTTAATAGTCGACATTCATTTGCTTTTTTTGCCCGCATTTTGTTCTATTGCTTCAAGATTGTTACTCTACCTGCCATgtcctctcccttctcaaTTCCCCAGCTCACCCATCCGTCCCCCTCCAATGCCGCTTCTAACCCAGCAACTTTTGCTCCTTCCCCTCTATCTCAATTCGTGGCGTCTGCATTGGCTTCGGGCACCCTCGCAGCCGGATCCACCGGTGGCGGGACAGGTAACACACCCAATTTAGGAACCATGGGCATCTCTCCCAGCTTTAGCTTGGGCCTGGGCCTTACTCCCTCCAACTTGTCTCAAGGTCCTGCTTCTAATATTTCTTTTTCACAACTTGCTCTTCTCAATTCGACCGAGGCTACGAACGCGGCTTTACCTGCGGATAATGATAGTACAGGATTATTAAGGGGATTGGAACAGGCGGATGGGGCCTtgggaaggatggaagagctgTTGAAGGAGATCGATAGTGTTGAAAAGCGTGTGTTCGGGGATGGTGAAGGACTCGGTAGATTAGAGGGACTGTACCTCGAATGTGCGTCTTTTCTCCTACGCCTCATGAACCATCTTGCTAAAGAAACCTTAGATACCCAGCTGTTATTAGGCCTCCTTGGTTCGTCCCAATCCCACCTGTTCGGTGCCCTCCCAATTCTGCCTGCAAATGAACAACAAgtagagaagaaggagccTACAGCCCAAGATTTGGCAGCATGGGCAGAGGAAAGGGCTTCTCTCGAGTTTTCCAGGAAAGAAGCGTTACGCGCAGGGGGAAAGGCTGTTCTGGATGTTCTAAGAGCTAGTGCTGCTGCAGGAGGGAAGTGAATTCAACTAAGGCGCTGAGGAAAAAGACAGGGGATCGTAGTTGAAGTCGTACCTTGGGAAGCTGGCACACTGCTGTAAGTGCTCGCTTTTCACTTTGATGTCTGCAGAGTCTCCAGCTAGCCAACTCATTGAACAGACTGTAGCTATCACTACCCAGATGACGTTTGGAGCGATCGTGGCATAATGGCCTACAGCATTCCATTAATAGGTCTGGCGAGATGTTGTCCAGTTAGGACACTTTTGCTATTTGACAAAGATTTACATCGGGGAAGATAATCCTTGCTAGTCAAAGAGACAAGTGTATCAAATTGGTAGGAAATTTTGTATTTCATCAGCGTGTTGTGAGTAATCATCAGTAGCCCCACTCAAAATTCATTTGCTATAAATAATCGGCTGATGATCTTACCCAGTCATCTGCATCCATCATGCTACGTAACAATGCCTTCAGGGATTGGATTCGAGTTCGAATCGCGCCACCATGACTCATATGTCCTGCGCCACATCAACTCCCGCCACCATCAATAGACACGCCAGTGCATCCCGTCAATTTATGTAAAGTGCCGTTATCTAATAATGTGGTCTATGCAAACCAGATTAATCCCCAAATCCCCTGAATATATATAGCTACAGGTCAACAGTTTATTCGTCATTCGTGAATTGGTCATTATATGCCACATCCCGAAACTTTTTCCTTCGTTTTTCTCCTATTGCACATATACCTTCCTCCGCAAAAGTATTGTCACTGAAAAGGCATCAATTTATGCAAAGCGAACAGCTCTTGCACGATCCTCATTGATAGGCACTTCATCCTCCACTTCAAAGTCACCCATACCAGACTCGTTGAATTCGGACACTATACGGAAGTCAGCATACTTACATCAAAACATTAAGGATAATCAAACTCACTGATGTCGAGGGCCATTTTTTTGGCGGCTCGCCTCCTGCTTCCTGTGGTACTGGTCTTGGAGCTAACGCTAGGGATCGAGTGGATGCTCTGCGCATCTGCAGCTTGTTCAGGCGCTTGAAGTGCACTTGAGGAGGCAGCCGGAACTGATATTGGAGCCACAGGAGTGGGCGTGAACGCCTGAGCCTCAAGCCTAATCTTCTCAGCTTCTGTCAagtctttcttctccttctcttgcGGAGCCGGGACAGCAAACTCTGGAATGCTAGGCGGTGCACCCGTTGGTGGTGGGAGCTTGGCAGGGATAGGTTGGTTGAGTTTGGCTGGTGAAAGGGAAGTTTCAGAAGCTCGTCGTATGTTGGGGACACTAGTCGGAGGAGAGTACGACCCCAAATCCAAACGTCCAAGCCGACCACGGATCTCGTCGGGGAGAAGCATGGGGGATTCCTCCTTGGCGGCTTCCTCCTTGACCTCTTCGGCATTGCTGACGGACGCAGGAGACGGCGTCGGGGCCTCGGGCAAGTCCTCCTTTCGAGGAGGGTGGCCGGTGTGGGAAGAAACCGAGCTCCTCACTGGTGTACCGGTACTGCCACTTTGGTAGGATGCGGATCTGCTCATGATGGagtgggaagaggtgagACGCTGCATGTTGAGAGCGAGTGCGAGGTCGTCGCCTCGGGCTGAACCAGAGGAGAATGCTT
Coding sequences:
- a CDS encoding eukaryotic translation initiation factor 1A, X-chromosomal, whose amino-acid sequence is MPKNKGKGGKNNRRGKKEDGENKRELIFKEDGQEYAQVVKMLGNGRLEAKCQDGESRLAQIRGQMRKKVWIVVGDIILLSLREFQDDRADVIHRYTPDEARNLKTYGELKDFQLLTLMTSRWLA